Below is a window of Photobacterium atrarenae DNA.
TCCAAGCTCCTTTGCCCAACATACCGCCATAGTCGCTACCGCCGCTTTTGAAGCCGCGTAGTTCGTCTGTCCTATATTGCCGGCCCGTGCGACACTGGAAATATTAACAATCACCCCTGGCTGACCTGCCACGATCATCTGCTGTGCAGCCTCCCGTCCGCATAAAAACGTGCCCGTCACATTGACATCCATGACACGGGTAAACTGCTCCAGCGACATCTTACTCAGCTCGCCATTTTTGTATTTCACCAGCAGGCCATCACGTAGCACCCCGGCATTATTAACCAGGCCGTTCAGCTGGCCGAAGTCTTCCATCACGCGGCTGAAGACCTGTTCAACATCCGCCTCACAAGTCACATCCACCGGATAAATCATGGCTTTGGCACTCAGCATTTGACACTGCGCCTGCGTTTGCTTTAACCCTGCTTCATTCATATCAAGCAATGCCAAATCTGCACCGGCCTGAGCCAGAGTGACAGCAATCATCTGGCCGATCCCCTGCCCAGCCCCGGTAATCGCAATGACCGATTGATTTAAGTTCATCCTTTACTCCTCATATCCATTAGTCACGATTGCTGCTTATCACGGTAAAACGAGAACATACTGGAAAAGTCCAGCTCAGCATTGCCTTTGGCGTTGTGGAAGGCATAGAGGTTTCGCGCCAGGGAACCCAGCGGGATCGCCGACTGGCTCTGCTGCGCCGCTTCGAGGCCGAGTCCCAGATCTTTCAGCATCAGCTTGGTCATAAACCCTGGCTTATAACTGTTACTGGCCGGAGCCTGTGCCATCACGCCCGGGCATGGGTTATACAACTCCAACGCCCAGTTTCGCCCGGAGCTTTGCAGCATGATCTCCGACAACACCTGGGGATCTAAACCATTATCGATCCCAAGGCTCAGCGCTTCACAAGTGCCGGACATCAGGATCCCCAGCATCAGGTTATTGCAGATTTTCGCCATCTGGCCATCACCGGCCTGGCCGGCATGGAAGATATTTTTCCCGACATGTTGCAGAACTTGTTTCGCGTGTTCAAATCCCTGCTCGGTCCCGCCAACGATAAAAGTCAGCGTCCCGGCAACCGCCCCGGCCACGCCACCGGAGACCGGCGCATCGACAAACTCCAGTCCTTTTTTCGCGGCTTCCCCGGCCACCAGCCGCGCCGATGCCGGATCGATAGTCGATGAATCAATCAGTAAAGTCCCCTTGCTGACAAGATTCAGTAAGCCGACGCCGCCCTGATGGTCCCCCAGGTAAACCGCACGGACATGCTCTCCGGCAGGCAGCATGGTGATCACGGTATCCACCCCTTCGACAGCCTGTTCAAGCGAAGAAGCCACGACGGCACCGGCTTCTCCCAGTGCCTTAGCCGCCTCGATGTTCAGATCGTAAACCCGGACGTGGCAACCTGCTTTCAATAAGTTTTCAGCCATCGGGCTACCCATGTTGCCCAACCCGATAAACGCAATGGTATTCATGACAAATCTCCTGTGATGGCAGATGATTTCGACTTAACCACGAGGC
It encodes the following:
- a CDS encoding SDR family oxidoreductase — protein: MNLNQSVIAITGAGQGIGQMIAVTLAQAGADLALLDMNEAGLKQTQAQCQMLSAKAMIYPVDVTCEADVEQVFSRVMEDFGQLNGLVNNAGVLRDGLLVKYKNGELSKMSLEQFTRVMDVNVTGTFLCGREAAQQMIVAGQPGVIVNISSVARAGNIGQTNYAASKAAVATMAVCWAKELGRYGIRAAAVAPGVVQTAMADQLKPEAIERLKQMIPVGRMGEASEIAQTVKFIFENDYINGRVLEVDGGIRM
- the mmsB gene encoding 3-hydroxyisobutyrate dehydrogenase, whose protein sequence is MNTIAFIGLGNMGSPMAENLLKAGCHVRVYDLNIEAAKALGEAGAVVASSLEQAVEGVDTVITMLPAGEHVRAVYLGDHQGGVGLLNLVSKGTLLIDSSTIDPASARLVAGEAAKKGLEFVDAPVSGGVAGAVAGTLTFIVGGTEQGFEHAKQVLQHVGKNIFHAGQAGDGQMAKICNNLMLGILMSGTCEALSLGIDNGLDPQVLSEIMLQSSGRNWALELYNPCPGVMAQAPASNSYKPGFMTKLMLKDLGLGLEAAQQSQSAIPLGSLARNLYAFHNAKGNAELDFSSMFSFYRDKQQS